The sequence TTGGGCTCAATTCATGATTCCAGTGAGCACTTGCACGCTGGACGACTATAATCAAGGAACTCTTGTGATTTTCAATTTGGACTCAGAGGTCTCCACCAGCAGTCTGAGGGACATATTCGAGACATTTGGTAGGGCGAATGCATTTTTGTCTCGAGGTTTTATTTTGTTAACAATTTTGAGTAATATATGAGATCTAAAAGAAGTTTGAAAGGGAAGATCACTAAATAATCTACTTCTTTTCCATTGTTATTAGACTTACTTCTTTATTTGTGGTGTGTATGTCGATAACTTTTGGTGGGGAGTGTGGGGTATCACCGTGTAGGCGTTTCATTCAATATGATGGGTCTTTTTCTCTCACTCTCTCCAATCCCATTTTCTCACTTTTCTTTTGGCTTCTCCCTTCTATTTGATTCAGGGTCAATAAAGGAATTGAGAGAGACACCATTAAAGCGACACCAGAGGTTTGTGGAGTTTTTTGATATCAGAGATGCAGCTAGGGCTCTTAGAGAAATGGATGGCAAGAAAATTCAAGGGAAACGTGTGGTAATAGAATTTAGTCGGCCAGGTGGTCATGGCTGGAGGTTCTTCAATGCCATTAGTACTACCGCCCTATCAAGTACTTACTCTACCACCAATTCAACTGTAATCTCCCCCTCAAGACTAGCTTACCACACAATCACTTCGAGATGCCCACCAGCATTGCCTTGTAAACTACCAGAGAAAAGCTCAGATTTCAATGTGCCTCCTCATTCTTATCTCTCTCAAACACATCATTCCACAAAAAAGTCCAATGTTGGTATAAACAAAAGGAGTTCAAATGCTGGGAACATTAAAGCTTCAATGACATCTCTTCGTTTGACTGGTTCAGTTGTTAATGGAATTGAAGATTCTAATGGAGTTTCAAGGTGGAATCCCAAGAAGAGCCCAAACGGTTCCTCAACAACAGAACAACAACAACAAGCTCAAAGAAATCGGCCGTGGAAGGGAAGACAGAAGAACATCGATTCCTGTTTTCTAATAAACGAGGATGCCAAAACGGAATCCCATTACAGAGATTCCAGAACAACTGTCATGATCAAGAACATACCCAACAAGTACAGGTTGGTGTTTTGCTTTCTTCTCCGattaacatgtaaaaataaataaataaaatttgacgAAAAATATACAAAGTTTCTGCGATTTGTTATCgttttctatttcttcatttgttttttgacttATCATGGGTAGTGCAGTCAGAAGCTCCTAATGAACATGTTGGATAATCACTGCATTGACTGCAATGAGCAGGTTCCCGACGGAGGGGACCAACCATTGTCCTCCTATGATTTCGTATACCTCCCCATCGATTTCAAGTGATGTTCTTTTCTATCTTTTACATTtacatatagagagagagaaaaaaaagatgcctgtttcaatctctaaattttgAAATCTGATTTATGATTAAACACTGAATTGGTGATGTGGTACCAAACAATGATTTGGTGGATGACGCAGCAACAAGTGCAATGTGGGATATGGGTTCGTGAACATGACGTCCCCTCAGGCGACATGGAGGCTCTACAAGGCCTTTCATCTTCAATCTTGGAAGGTTTTCAACTCCACCAAAATCTGTGAAGTTACTTATGCTCGAAtccaggttttttttttttcttttttctttctattaaaaaaatgtctaCATTTGTTATCGTTTGTTGGTTTCTAATACAAATAAAGTAGaagtatatgtttttttttaattttaaaaagtaatattgtCTATTtgctattttcattttttaaaaaataaaaataaaattagggtttgGAAGCATTGAAAGAGCACTTCAAGAACTCGAAGTTCCTGTGCGATCCGAAGACATACCTACCAGTGGTGTTTTCACCGCCTCGAGATGGGAGACAACTGACAGAGCCTCAACCCATTGTTGGCAACAATAAGCTCATCATCGGTATCATCACCAATGACACTAAAGCTTCTGATGACGACGATGATGGTGATGAATGGGAGATGATGATGGACGGTCCTCATAGGCTGAATAATGGTGATCACGTCCGCGATTGTGATGATGATGTTGAGGATTACAATGACCACAATCAAAGTCCAAACGATGACGATAGTGgcgatgatgatgaagatgatagCACTAGTGTTAGTGCCTAAAGATCTatgtttttccatcttttattGTTACGTACCGATGCTACCTCTTTAATTACAAGACTACTACTATTGAAAGCAGCTTCAACACCCAATGGGTTGTTTATTGAATATTGACCCCCCCTCTTATATAGCCACCACCAACCTCTCCAGCCTAAGGCTTTGTATCTCGTTCTCAGGTTCGCTCACCCTCCCTCCAtttactctctctctccccctcccgtttctttttctttttcttgttttctcccATTTTCCCCCTTTATTTTGGTTGCTTTTCTTACCTTTAATTTTGATCTCTTTGTTGTATTGTTtgtaataattaaacaaattttgaagATCGAGTGTTTGTTgagaatcaaattttatttaatttatgtacTATTtaattgtcattattattattatattaaggAGTAAGTGAGGTTTTGTTTTTCATCACTTCATCGTAAGCTTTGTTTTGAATCTTAataaaggagagagaaaaaagagatgGAGAAAGACCATGGGACATGAGGATGAGCCACCCCACACCGTCGTTTCATGGTGGGTAGATGGCTTTAGACTAGCTTGCACCACCCCTTTTTACCATACTGGATGTGATGTGGTAGGAGTCTACGAAAAGATCTCGGcgccgccccccccccccccccccccccccacacaCACTCCTCTCTTAAttatttgtctttctttttaaataataaattctcagGTTGTCACCAGTGACCATATCCTTTTAGGAAAGATCCCCTAGTGGTGGAAGGATAAAATTCAGGTTTCAAGGGGCCTATAAATTAATTCTTAGTTTCTTTCAAATggtttcctattaaaaaaaacttagcTTCAATCGAGTTTCTTAAGATGTGTTTCAAGTAGGGAACTACCTCTCTTGCTTCTATTAATGGTGTGAAAGTCATGGACATTTTGGACAGATATTTCGTaatcaaatatatttgtttttgttagtCAATCCAAAATTAATAACTACCTAGTTGTGTCATTCAGTATTATAATCAATAgatacaatttaaaatataaatagtagCTTCTCCTTCTCATGCTTGACCAAGGTATTATTTGGAGAGTTCATCTAAGGTGGGCTTGACCTCATAGTTTTGAGGTTCTAGTTGGGAAAATACTTCACGTGCATGAGCCTAGTTGGTGTGaattatgcaattttttttcccaactgCCCTCTCTATCACATCTCTTCTCATGGGGTCTAAGCAATTTTCGAAG is a genomic window of Vitis riparia cultivar Riparia Gloire de Montpellier isolate 1030 chromosome 1, EGFV_Vit.rip_1.0, whole genome shotgun sequence containing:
- the LOC117915031 gene encoding protein terminal ear1 homolog; this encodes MGGTGTSRFLGNLDPSAQEFRPRNPYIQNQMSLSVPTQIYYPYTHPHPQFVASSAYVRPVAGKPPLSPLMSPLSATPTRALLLSSVPTDVSEVTVRRELEAFGEVRSVQIERVCDGIVAVSFYDLRHAQACLTEVREQHMQQQSRLKKHYAPARGLIAGRAVWAQFMIPVSTCTLDDYNQGTLVIFNLDSEVSTSSLRDIFETFGSIKELRETPLKRHQRFVEFFDIRDAARALREMDGKKIQGKRVVIEFSRPGGHGWRFFNAISTTALSSTYSTTNSTVISPSRLAYHTITSRCPPALPCKLPEKSSDFNVPPHSYLSQTHHSTKKSNVGINKRSSNAGNIKASMTSLRLTGSVVNGIEDSNGVSRWNPKKSPNGSSTTEQQQQAQRNRPWKGRQKNIDSCFLINEDAKTESHYRDSRTTVMIKNIPNKYSQKLLMNMLDNHCIDCNEQVPDGGDQPLSSYDFVYLPIDFNNKCNVGYGFVNMTSPQATWRLYKAFHLQSWKVFNSTKICEVTYARIQGLEALKEHFKNSKFLCDPKTYLPVVFSPPRDGRQLTEPQPIVGNNKLIIGIITNDTKASDDDDDGDEWEMMMDGPHRLNNGDHVRDCDDDVEDYNDHNQSPNDDDSGDDDEDDSTSVSA